One Candidatus Hydrogenedentota bacterium DNA segment encodes these proteins:
- a CDS encoding DNA double-strand break repair nuclease NurA, translating into MDTFADLPDALVRDLLAAAIPVAESVSSDLAALRAAKARMCQEAAACGLIRRKADLDVSREPSVVGIDGSYQIHRLTSLDLCAAAAVAVEGTSKEAKRHWPEPYHEMWVHGLPHCVDTVGVLRGMMVSMEMALAEQAPHDLVLLDGSFSSLIIYLNQGLTKVGDCAPALADEFLRRWEGGVLGQVRRLLRSERTVAVPKFTSRNELLHDNRITTPVSVDGKALATMILNPGEYTLPLPIHTDDQPDSMRVDHLPEKFCPRPEMEDIVAALGALRVIYFRPYGWLPALRLEMSTAIASSSARLSLVLEGIMRQFFTPAVIEPYPLFLADRMVKSLGSGVAVIEQTVAQHVAGDSPNVEDTLLFLQNYRTEGGRGGV; encoded by the coding sequence ATGGATACCTTTGCTGATTTGCCAGACGCACTGGTCCGCGACCTCTTGGCGGCCGCCATACCCGTGGCGGAAAGTGTATCTTCGGACTTGGCGGCGTTGCGTGCAGCCAAGGCTAGAATGTGCCAAGAGGCCGCTGCATGCGGCCTCATTCGGAGAAAGGCGGACTTGGATGTCTCGCGGGAACCCTCCGTGGTGGGGATTGATGGTTCCTACCAGATTCATCGCCTAACATCCCTTGACCTGTGTGCCGCCGCTGCTGTGGCCGTGGAAGGAACTTCGAAGGAAGCAAAACGTCACTGGCCGGAGCCCTACCATGAGATGTGGGTCCATGGTCTCCCGCATTGTGTGGACACGGTTGGCGTCTTGCGCGGGATGATGGTGTCGATGGAAATGGCGTTGGCCGAACAAGCGCCTCATGATCTCGTCCTGCTGGACGGCTCGTTCTCCTCATTGATCATCTATCTGAATCAGGGGTTGACCAAAGTCGGCGATTGCGCGCCGGCGTTGGCAGATGAATTCCTGCGCCGCTGGGAAGGAGGGGTTCTTGGCCAAGTCCGGCGTTTGCTTCGAAGTGAGCGGACAGTGGCCGTTCCGAAGTTCACCTCTCGCAACGAGTTGCTTCATGACAACAGGATTACTACGCCGGTTTCAGTTGACGGAAAGGCTCTCGCCACGATGATCCTTAACCCTGGCGAATACACATTGCCTTTACCGATTCACACTGATGACCAACCCGATAGTATGCGTGTCGATCACTTGCCGGAGAAGTTCTGCCCGCGCCCAGAGATGGAGGACATCGTTGCGGCTCTGGGCGCTCTTCGCGTGATCTACTTCAGGCCGTATGGCTGGCTTCCGGCATTGCGTCTGGAAATGTCAACGGCCATTGCGTCGAGTAGTGCCCGTCTGTCCTTGGTACTTGAAGGGATCATGAGGCAGTTTTTCACGCCGGCGGTGATCGAGCCGTATCCACTTTTCCTGGCAGACAGAATGGTCAAGAGCCTTGGCTCTGGGGTGGCCGTAATTGAACAGACAGTTGCGCAGCATGTCGCGGGGGACAGCCCCAACGTGGAAGACACGTTGCTCTTTCTGCAGAACTACCGAACCGAAGGAGGACGAGGAGGCGTATGA
- a CDS encoding DUF4338 domain-containing protein, whose product MDIVEPEELKQAIVTALKRQGFRIRKGVVSLPKNPTKDVFRKMNELAVAKKREVASKGLKRHEADLIQYIANGSEVTPHSVHPKIVLVKPDSEYELLFRYACLHWSIPVSSGYGRRLRFLVLDESNNKLIGVLGLGDPVFALKARDTWIGWDSAAKRENLYHVMDAYALGAVPPYSSLICGKLVAMLACSNEVRKAFRAKYSGQESLIRKEVRKPYLALLTTTSALGRSSIYNRLRIGDHAYWSSVGFTQGSGDFHFSNGVYGSMRTYVETNCDATAKHSDWGEGFRNRREVIRKCLSSLDLSADWIYHGIRREVFVAPLGRDTLRFLCGDVSRPVFYDWPAATLTEMFLKRWLIPRAERIPEYREFDREQYRLWP is encoded by the coding sequence ATGGATATCGTTGAGCCAGAGGAACTGAAGCAGGCCATAGTAACGGCCCTGAAGCGGCAAGGATTCCGCATCAGGAAAGGTGTCGTCTCGCTACCGAAGAATCCCACGAAGGACGTCTTTCGGAAGATGAACGAGTTGGCCGTTGCTAAGAAGCGTGAAGTCGCCTCCAAGGGGCTCAAACGGCATGAAGCGGACCTCATCCAATACATAGCCAACGGAAGCGAGGTGACGCCGCACTCCGTTCACCCCAAGATAGTTCTCGTCAAACCTGATTCGGAATATGAACTTCTGTTCCGCTACGCCTGCCTGCATTGGAGTATCCCGGTCTCATCCGGGTACGGTAGGCGGCTACGCTTTCTCGTTCTCGACGAGAGCAACAATAAGCTGATAGGAGTGCTCGGTCTGGGCGACCCCGTCTTTGCGCTGAAGGCACGAGATACTTGGATTGGCTGGGACAGCGCAGCGAAACGGGAGAACCTCTATCATGTGATGGACGCCTATGCTCTCGGCGCCGTTCCGCCGTATTCCAGTCTGATCTGTGGCAAACTAGTCGCTATGTTGGCGTGCAGCAACGAGGTGCGAAAGGCTTTTCGCGCCAAGTACTCCGGTCAGGAGTCCCTGATCCGCAAGGAAGTACGGAAGCCGTATCTTGCCTTGCTTACGACCACGTCCGCGTTAGGACGCTCCTCCATCTACAACCGACTTCGCATTGGCGATCATGCCTACTGGAGCAGCGTTGGTTTTACTCAAGGGTCTGGCGACTTTCATTTTTCGAACGGCGTCTACGGATCCATGCGCACGTATGTGGAGACTAACTGCGATGCCACCGCAAAGCACTCGGACTGGGGCGAAGGGTTTCGTAACCGAAGGGAGGTAATCAGGAAGTGCCTGTCATCCCTCGATCTCTCCGCAGATTGGATATATCACGGCATTCGGAGGGAAGTCTTCGTAGCCCCGCTTGGACGGGATACGCTGCGTTTCCTGTGCGGCGATGTCTCGCGTCCGGTCTTCTATGATTGGCCAGCGGCAACGCTTACGGAGATGTTCCTGAAGCGATGGCTGATTCCGAGGGCGGAGCGTATCCCCGAGTATCGTGAATTTGACAGGGAACAATACAGGCTTTGGCCTTGA
- a CDS encoding DUF1156 domain-containing protein codes for MIDDKRLIEDYLPIEAISAEASREKSVRKGHISTLHLWWARRPLVACRAAVYGALVPASQFVPENGPDNKKQSLGRANAAKFVERLCKYPGDPRVIAEAQRHILDAHADRLTAELADARARGQWPGWVEEFKWPKENAQVTREDIEAGRAPRPRVLDPFAGGGAIPLEALRLGCEAYANDLNPVAHIIELCTLVYPQKYGKPDPNVRGMTGPKNAKGETTWGGLAEEVRYWGNWVLEKVRAEIGDLYPPLPDDDFWNVGQAASLAPSQPEFFSLHQGVAKTRRKLPHWEKEGACYFITYRVGSGITLSPDARTIVLDNLKHWSGQRYDLWQAVVMPDHVHALLSPLSKEDGSYWTLTEILHTAKSWTANQINKLMGCSGTLWQDERFDHIIRNPASFEEKWCYIRQNPCKAGLAVRPTDYPWLYEDAGLAARPTLTPVAYLWTRTVKCKNPACQMVVPLIRQTWLCKTTGRFVAMKIMTTNNERCVRFDVVEATSERGLGFDPALGSRGGNSTCPACGTVADVDYIKEEGWAGRLGVQFMAAICTHPHRQGKIYLPESMCRDSIPPDDLIQQRIDLVVERSGLSLPTEPIANLPDTSKDNTLGITVRPYGFRTFADLFLSRQLLSMLTFTWCIRQALESLGDLGCQEHARAIATYLACILDRLADFNSSLCVHNYFGSSRIAHAFGRQTINMVWDCAEANPFNDGSGGWGVDAITEALKSGDAVAPIPSRVIRGSATNDLLPPEFLDAVITDPPYYDNVPYADISDYFYVWLKRSIGFLYPEHFATPCTPKKSEAIADAGRHTGNWDKAKNAYECMMRESFARAHSALKRSGLLSIVYAHKTTLGWATLVDALRNAGFTVEEAWPLDTEKPGRLRAQESAALASSIFLIARKRDSSGAGSYEAHVHPELNEIVHERVDSLWKMGVSGADLVISCVGAGLRSFTRHARVEYANGEEVPAERFLAEVETVVLEEILNRLSKEVGGNGSRQTSLAGVDSPTRFYLLWRYTYRWAELDAGEAIVFANGTHVELDGTGGLSVGRAASPALVAKNKSKYRLRDFLERGNDEKLGLPDQQAGQPAPLIDALHRTLWLMEKRPRELPEFLRESRVNREQMRLVAQALAGPALKGGELGDVSPTAELAALAKLTANWRSVIEDAELAPTQREDRRKAQEQLDLEGDHQ; via the coding sequence ATGATAGATGACAAGCGCCTGATTGAGGACTACCTGCCGATTGAGGCGATTAGCGCGGAGGCGTCGCGGGAGAAGAGCGTCCGGAAGGGGCATATCTCGACGCTGCATCTGTGGTGGGCGCGGCGGCCGCTGGTGGCGTGCCGGGCGGCGGTGTACGGGGCGCTGGTGCCCGCGTCGCAGTTTGTGCCGGAGAATGGACCGGACAACAAGAAGCAAAGTCTGGGCCGGGCGAATGCGGCGAAGTTCGTCGAACGGCTGTGCAAGTATCCCGGTGATCCGCGCGTGATCGCCGAGGCCCAGCGGCATATCCTGGATGCGCATGCGGACCGCCTGACAGCGGAACTTGCTGACGCGCGGGCCAGAGGTCAGTGGCCGGGCTGGGTCGAGGAGTTCAAGTGGCCGAAGGAGAACGCCCAGGTGACGCGCGAGGACATCGAAGCAGGCCGCGCGCCGCGTCCCCGCGTGCTCGATCCCTTTGCGGGCGGCGGGGCCATTCCGCTCGAAGCGCTCCGGCTCGGCTGCGAGGCGTATGCCAATGACCTGAATCCTGTTGCCCACATCATCGAATTGTGTACGCTGGTCTATCCGCAGAAGTACGGCAAGCCCGACCCCAATGTGCGCGGAATGACCGGCCCGAAGAACGCCAAAGGCGAGACGACCTGGGGCGGCTTGGCCGAGGAAGTCCGCTACTGGGGCAATTGGGTGCTTGAAAAGGTTAGGGCGGAAATCGGCGACCTGTATCCGCCCTTGCCGGATGATGATTTCTGGAATGTGGGCCAGGCTGCCAGCCTGGCTCCCTCTCAGCCTGAATTCTTCTCTCTTCACCAAGGTGTTGCCAAGACCCGCCGCAAACTCCCCCACTGGGAAAAGGAAGGCGCCTGCTACTTCATCACCTACCGTGTCGGTAGCGGCATCACCCTCTCCCCTGACGCCCGCACCATTGTCCTTGACAACCTCAAGCACTGGTCCGGCCAAAGATACGACCTCTGGCAGGCAGTTGTCATGCCGGACCACGTCCATGCCTTGTTGAGCCCATTGTCCAAGGAAGACGGCTCTTATTGGACCTTGACTGAAATCTTGCACACGGCCAAGAGTTGGACCGCCAACCAGATCAACAAACTCATGGGCTGTTCCGGTACCCTCTGGCAGGACGAACGTTTCGATCATATCATCCGAAACCCCGCTTCTTTTGAAGAAAAATGGTGCTATATCCGACAGAATCCCTGCAAAGCCGGACTGGCAGTCCGGCCCACAGACTATCCTTGGTTGTATGAAGATGCCGGGCTGGCAGCCCGGCCCACTCTTACCCCTGTGGCTTATCTCTGGACCCGCACCGTCAAGTGCAAGAACCCTGCTTGCCAAATGGTAGTTCCACTCATTCGCCAAACTTGGCTTTGCAAGACTACAGGAAGATTTGTGGCCATGAAGATCATGACCACGAATAACGAGAGGTGCGTTCGCTTCGACGTGGTAGAAGCAACATCAGAGCGTGGCTTGGGATTTGATCCTGCTCTGGGATCAAGAGGTGGGAACTCAACTTGTCCAGCTTGTGGAACCGTGGCTGATGTGGATTACATTAAGGAAGAGGGTTGGGCTGGAAGGCTTGGCGTTCAGTTTATGGCCGCAATATGCACGCATCCGCATCGGCAAGGGAAGATCTATCTTCCGGAGAGTATGTGTAGGGATAGTATCCCTCCGGATGATCTCATTCAGCAACGCATTGATCTTGTGGTTGAGCGAAGCGGCCTCTCCCTTCCCACTGAGCCGATTGCCAACCTCCCGGATACGTCCAAAGACAATACTCTTGGCATCACCGTAAGACCTTATGGATTCAGGACGTTTGCCGACCTATTTCTTTCCCGACAACTCCTTTCGATGCTTACGTTCACTTGGTGCATCCGCCAAGCTTTGGAAAGCCTTGGCGATCTAGGGTGCCAAGAACATGCAAGAGCCATAGCCACGTATCTTGCTTGCATACTTGACCGACTTGCTGATTTCAACTCCTCGCTGTGCGTTCATAATTACTTCGGCAGCAGCAGAATTGCGCATGCGTTCGGTCGGCAGACAATAAACATGGTGTGGGATTGCGCCGAGGCCAACCCTTTCAATGATGGCAGCGGTGGCTGGGGCGTGGATGCTATTACTGAAGCGCTGAAATCTGGTGATGCAGTGGCACCTATTCCTAGCAGGGTAATACGTGGCTCCGCAACCAACGACTTGTTGCCGCCAGAGTTCTTAGATGCGGTTATTACAGATCCACCATACTATGATAACGTGCCATATGCAGATATTTCTGACTATTTCTATGTATGGCTGAAGCGTTCAATTGGATTTCTATACCCGGAACACTTTGCCACACCGTGTACACCCAAGAAGTCCGAAGCTATCGCAGATGCTGGGCGTCATACGGGTAACTGGGATAAAGCTAAGAACGCCTATGAGTGCATGATGCGAGAAAGTTTCGCCCGTGCCCATAGTGCGCTCAAACGCAGTGGGCTACTTTCTATCGTCTATGCACACAAGACTACGCTGGGTTGGGCCACCCTGGTTGATGCTCTTCGCAACGCGGGTTTTACGGTCGAAGAGGCTTGGCCATTGGATACTGAGAAACCTGGACGCCTCCGTGCACAAGAATCTGCCGCTCTTGCCTCTAGCATCTTTCTCATTGCGCGCAAACGCGACAGTTCAGGTGCTGGCTCCTACGAGGCTCATGTTCATCCAGAACTAAACGAGATTGTTCACGAGCGAGTGGATTCCCTCTGGAAGATGGGTGTTAGTGGCGCCGATTTGGTGATTTCGTGTGTTGGGGCGGGGCTGCGTTCCTTCACTCGCCATGCTCGCGTCGAGTACGCGAATGGCGAGGAAGTGCCCGCCGAACGGTTCCTCGCTGAGGTAGAGACAGTCGTACTGGAAGAAATCCTGAACCGCCTATCGAAAGAGGTGGGCGGAAATGGCAGCCGCCAAACCAGCCTTGCCGGAGTAGACTCGCCGACACGCTTCTACTTGCTCTGGCGCTATACGTATCGCTGGGCGGAACTTGATGCGGGCGAGGCCATCGTATTTGCCAACGGGACGCATGTGGAATTGGACGGAACAGGGGGCCTTTCTGTGGGCCGGGCTGCCAGCCCGGCATTGGTCGCCAAGAACAAGAGCAAGTACCGGCTCCGGGATTTTCTCGAGCGGGGCAACGATGAGAAGCTGGGGCTGCCGGATCAGCAGGCTGGGCAGCCTGCTCCACTGATAGACGCGCTGCACCGTACGCTGTGGCTGATGGAGAAGCGCCCGCGCGAATTGCCGGAGTTCCTGCGTGAGTCCCGCGTGAACCGCGAGCAGATGCGGCTCGTGGCGCAGGCCCTCGCCGGACCCGCCCTCAAAGGCGGCGAACTCGGCGATGTCTCGCCTACGGCGGAACTCGCCGCGCTCGCCAAGCTCACCGCCAACTGGCGCAGCGTAATCGAGGATGCAGAACTCGCCCCGACCCAACGGGAAGATCGCCGGAAGGCGCAAGAACAACTGGATCTTGAAGGAGATCATCAATGA
- a CDS encoding DUF87 domain-containing protein, with translation MTSENRNQDVAVVGSPSTNTELTLDLLQEATEERLVGALTAFQAVQNGNPITSVGQIVGIELRNRWHEDSVFRNLVKRTGEIPPITNRQDTRIADLVVGATFKQTANGFEPEVLGMVPATGTRVSRIDQPLLDRLLQSYQSEIFYLGQAYANEILFPMWFKHFGSNDQGPGGAGEAYHIGVFGKTGSGKSGLAKMMLCAYARHPSLGILVIDPQGEFTLELSGSRVGNQGLPLDAIIREQGRAINVYRIADIQLDDWTTFEEMLVTLGFCEELTITHSSNTVRAAEVVRNALERATQGGRQQFQISNLGSLDALRAALNAIIDPQNIQYIFPSRDPRTRLQNRVQDILANRLNEVFNDKWVPLCNLFAAGPGRRRLYGIVADLMGTANATEARPVVVIDLSARGNQNRFWTEELERRLLGKLLNVLIVQSTSSLSTRQSANVLVLLDEAHRHAPSGRLEQDTEAERLRVLLRRAVRETRKYGLGWFFISQTLGGLDSEILQQLRILAFGFGLAMGSEFDRLREFVGGDKRSLELYQSFRDPQSFPARSLQEFPFMAVGPVSPLAFSGKPLFLNAFTSPQDFMAANRLVTGELPFSG, from the coding sequence ATGACTTCTGAAAATCGCAACCAGGACGTTGCCGTGGTTGGTAGCCCGTCAACAAACACCGAACTTACCTTGGACCTTCTGCAGGAAGCAACCGAGGAACGCCTTGTGGGCGCTCTAACCGCGTTTCAGGCTGTCCAGAACGGCAACCCGATAACCTCGGTGGGCCAGATTGTCGGAATTGAATTGAGGAATCGATGGCATGAGGACTCCGTCTTCCGAAATCTCGTGAAGCGCACGGGGGAGATTCCCCCGATCACCAACCGGCAGGATACGCGGATCGCAGACTTGGTCGTGGGGGCGACTTTCAAGCAGACAGCCAATGGTTTCGAACCAGAAGTTCTCGGCATGGTTCCGGCCACGGGCACCAGAGTGTCTCGAATTGACCAACCGCTGTTGGACCGCCTGTTACAGTCTTACCAGTCAGAGATTTTCTACTTGGGCCAGGCGTATGCCAACGAAATCCTTTTCCCAATGTGGTTTAAGCATTTTGGAAGCAACGATCAGGGACCTGGCGGCGCTGGAGAGGCTTATCATATCGGCGTCTTCGGAAAGACTGGGTCTGGCAAATCAGGCTTGGCAAAAATGATGCTCTGTGCCTACGCCAGACACCCAAGCCTTGGCATCTTGGTCATTGATCCGCAAGGTGAGTTTACTCTGGAACTCTCGGGATCTCGCGTGGGCAACCAAGGACTTCCTCTGGACGCAATCATCCGAGAACAAGGCAGGGCTATTAACGTTTACCGAATCGCCGACATCCAGCTGGATGACTGGACGACCTTTGAAGAGATGCTGGTCACACTTGGCTTCTGTGAGGAACTCACAATCACGCATTCAAGCAACACGGTTCGGGCGGCAGAAGTTGTCCGAAACGCCCTTGAGCGTGCCACGCAAGGAGGACGGCAGCAGTTCCAGATTTCCAACTTGGGAAGTCTTGATGCCTTACGAGCGGCGCTCAATGCCATTATCGATCCGCAGAACATTCAGTACATCTTCCCAAGCCGCGACCCGCGCACACGCCTTCAGAATCGAGTCCAAGACATCTTGGCCAATCGTTTGAACGAAGTGTTCAATGACAAGTGGGTCCCGCTGTGCAATCTCTTCGCTGCAGGTCCAGGTAGACGGCGCCTGTATGGGATTGTGGCTGACCTGATGGGTACGGCCAATGCGACCGAGGCACGGCCCGTTGTTGTCATTGACTTGTCGGCAAGAGGTAATCAGAACCGTTTCTGGACAGAAGAGCTTGAGCGACGGTTGTTGGGAAAGCTACTGAATGTTCTGATCGTTCAGTCGACATCCAGCCTTTCGACTCGCCAAAGCGCGAACGTCCTCGTCCTTCTTGACGAGGCCCACAGGCATGCTCCAAGCGGTCGACTCGAGCAAGACACCGAGGCTGAACGCCTGCGCGTGCTTCTTCGGCGTGCGGTACGGGAGACTCGAAAATACGGGCTGGGCTGGTTCTTTATCAGTCAGACTCTTGGCGGGCTTGACTCAGAGATCCTTCAGCAGCTGCGCATACTTGCGTTTGGATTCGGACTCGCCATGGGATCCGAGTTTGACCGACTACGCGAGTTCGTTGGCGGCGATAAACGCTCGCTGGAACTTTACCAGTCGTTTCGTGATCCGCAAAGCTTCCCTGCTCGAAGCCTTCAGGAGTTCCCGTTCATGGCGGTAGGCCCCGTCTCGCCGCTGGCGTTCAGCGGGAAGCCTCTGTTCCTTAATGCGTTTACATCGCCACAGGATTTCATGGCCGCCAATAGGCTTGTCACGGGCGAGTTGCCGTTTTCTGGATAA
- a CDS encoding DUF499 domain-containing protein, producing MATLKPWIEVVSLHADVLSDDFSEDVFALDLGPLADGNPNVPVVYRDPEHFFRASYLTTGLKSLLKDVLSRMGGGAGSRVLKLITPFGGGKSHTLAALFHAAKHRDALDAIPEGKDLPCPPEARVAVFDGQFFDAVNGKKLPGTKDHARTMWGWIAWCLGGPEGYALLRDQDQARVAPGNDELLRLFETGPNLILLDEVLNYLISAGGVKVEKTTLRDETLNFLQRLTVAVSNTKTTALVFTLQSSKRESLEYVNLLQTVDHLAARKDQRREPVEGNEVMSVIQRRLLAKMPAPEDASPAATAYQDIFTQMRKAYAQSAAEAKQAEEEGLVLRDRVRAAYPFHPALIDLMRERWAAIPDFQRTRGALRFLASCLRACHREARSRIVLGPGDVPMHDAEVRLAFFKEVGQQSDFQAVLEHDLVGANARAKRIDDRRAKENPAEAARRPATRLATAILMYSFGGLKREGDGQTLPPGINEQELLAVCVGPDLDSTTALACLKELKEQCLYLHFDGVRYCFKKDPNVTLLVEQEADSVARDEGRVRSKIKEMLEARLAGHHEAIVWPDKTTEVPHDDARFLVAYMPLEFVGPSKKDQEANACEFFERYGDRPRRFRNGLGLAIPSEDQIEILRRSVRYLLAIEQVRTKGKQLNLTDEQKSQLKEREATERAAAESAFLNLYVEVWLPRAESGSIVVETVAVGGRPLQTTLNDHKEAAIHARILELITQVQPRVFSTLAPTKIVDLFKLGEGTPPRMGVKVGEVVEGFYSFLGFTRLTSKAVVQKSVARGIRESIFGYCSGATPVLGGDGKFQVALDKLRFGATVADDEIDLDSGFIMLPAAIPQAQPVAPPSQPDGTTTTTTPYPPSTEGYSGTPKAAETPTETTPSGGAAQRTVDISFSADRNALFTAWNAMANLADMAGTVKVTVHAESPEGFDKSKLQNGVLEPLRESDLIE from the coding sequence GTGGCCACATTGAAGCCTTGGATCGAGGTCGTATCGTTGCACGCGGATGTGCTATCCGACGACTTCTCGGAGGATGTCTTTGCGCTGGACCTTGGGCCATTGGCGGATGGCAATCCGAATGTGCCCGTGGTGTACCGCGACCCGGAGCATTTCTTCCGAGCGTCCTACCTTACGACGGGCTTGAAGTCATTGCTGAAGGATGTCTTGTCGAGGATGGGCGGCGGCGCGGGCAGCCGGGTACTAAAGCTGATCACACCGTTCGGTGGAGGTAAATCGCATACCTTGGCGGCCCTCTTTCACGCGGCAAAGCACCGCGACGCGCTGGACGCAATCCCCGAAGGCAAGGACTTGCCGTGTCCTCCAGAGGCGCGAGTGGCGGTCTTTGACGGCCAATTCTTCGATGCCGTGAATGGCAAGAAATTACCCGGTACCAAAGACCACGCCCGGACGATGTGGGGCTGGATCGCGTGGTGCCTGGGCGGCCCTGAAGGGTACGCCCTGCTGCGGGACCAGGACCAGGCGCGCGTCGCCCCCGGCAACGATGAACTGCTGAGGCTTTTCGAAACGGGACCGAACCTCATCCTGCTGGATGAGGTCTTGAATTACCTGATCAGCGCAGGCGGTGTGAAGGTCGAGAAGACGACGCTGCGGGATGAGACACTGAACTTCCTCCAGCGGCTGACCGTGGCCGTGAGTAACACGAAGACGACAGCGCTGGTGTTCACGCTGCAATCGAGCAAGCGCGAATCGCTGGAATACGTCAATCTGCTGCAGACGGTGGACCATCTGGCCGCACGCAAGGACCAGCGCCGTGAGCCGGTCGAAGGCAATGAGGTGATGTCCGTCATCCAGCGGCGGCTGTTGGCCAAGATGCCCGCGCCGGAGGATGCCTCGCCCGCGGCCACAGCGTACCAGGACATCTTCACGCAGATGCGCAAAGCCTACGCGCAAAGCGCTGCTGAGGCGAAGCAGGCCGAAGAGGAAGGCTTGGTGCTCCGGGACCGCGTGCGCGCGGCATATCCATTCCATCCGGCCTTGATAGACCTGATGCGCGAGCGTTGGGCGGCCATACCGGACTTCCAACGGACGCGGGGGGCGTTGCGGTTTTTGGCGTCCTGCCTGCGAGCCTGCCACCGCGAGGCCAGAAGCCGGATTGTCTTGGGACCGGGCGACGTGCCGATGCACGACGCGGAGGTCCGGCTGGCCTTCTTCAAAGAGGTTGGCCAGCAGTCGGATTTTCAGGCGGTACTCGAGCACGACCTTGTCGGCGCGAACGCGCGCGCGAAACGGATTGACGACCGGCGCGCCAAGGAAAACCCCGCCGAAGCCGCACGGCGTCCTGCAACGCGACTGGCCACGGCGATTTTGATGTATTCCTTCGGGGGTCTGAAACGCGAAGGTGACGGTCAGACGCTGCCGCCTGGTATCAACGAGCAGGAACTGCTTGCGGTGTGCGTCGGGCCGGACCTGGACAGCACGACGGCGTTGGCCTGTCTGAAGGAGCTCAAGGAGCAGTGCCTGTACCTCCATTTCGACGGCGTCCGCTACTGCTTCAAGAAGGACCCGAACGTGACGCTCCTGGTCGAGCAGGAGGCCGACTCCGTGGCCCGCGACGAGGGCCGTGTTCGCAGCAAGATTAAAGAGATGCTTGAGGCGCGCCTGGCCGGGCATCATGAGGCCATCGTATGGCCGGATAAGACCACGGAGGTTCCACACGACGACGCGCGATTCCTGGTCGCATATATGCCGCTGGAGTTCGTGGGGCCGTCCAAGAAAGACCAGGAAGCCAATGCGTGCGAGTTCTTCGAGCGGTATGGCGACCGGCCCCGCCGGTTCCGCAACGGCCTGGGGTTGGCCATCCCCTCGGAAGACCAGATCGAAATCCTGCGACGATCTGTCCGGTATCTTCTCGCCATCGAACAAGTGCGCACCAAGGGCAAACAACTCAACCTCACAGATGAACAGAAGAGCCAGTTGAAGGAGCGTGAGGCTACCGAGAGGGCCGCCGCTGAATCGGCGTTCCTCAATCTCTACGTCGAGGTGTGGCTGCCGCGCGCGGAATCCGGCAGTATCGTGGTAGAGACGGTCGCGGTCGGAGGACGCCCGCTGCAAACGACGCTGAACGATCACAAAGAGGCAGCCATTCACGCGCGGATACTCGAGTTGATTACCCAGGTGCAACCGCGCGTCTTTAGCACTCTGGCGCCTACAAAGATCGTGGACCTGTTCAAACTCGGCGAGGGGACGCCGCCGCGAATGGGCGTCAAGGTCGGCGAAGTGGTCGAGGGTTTCTACTCGTTCCTCGGTTTCACGCGCCTGACCTCGAAGGCGGTCGTCCAGAAATCCGTCGCGCGCGGCATCCGCGAGAGTATCTTCGGGTACTGCTCCGGCGCGACACCCGTGCTCGGCGGTGACGGCAAGTTCCAGGTGGCCCTGGACAAGTTGCGCTTCGGCGCGACAGTGGCTGATGATGAGATCGACTTGGATTCCGGGTTCATCATGCTGCCAGCGGCCATTCCACAAGCCCAACCCGTTGCCCCACCTTCGCAGCCGGACGGAACGACCACAACGACGACTCCCTATCCGCCTTCGACCGAGGGCTACAGCGGGACGCCAAAGGCAGCAGAGACGCCAACAGAAACCACTCCTTCTGGCGGGGCCGCGCAAAGAACTGTTGACATTTCGTTTTCCGCAGACCGGAATGCGTTGTTCACGGCCTGGAACGCCATGGCGAATTTGGCGGATATGGCCGGGACAGTGAAAGTGACCGTCCACGCTGAGTCTCCAGAGGGATTCGACAAGAGCAAGCTCCAGAACGGCGTGCTGGAACCCCTACGCGAAAGCGATTTGATTGAGTGA
- a CDS encoding PIN domain protein: MKRLLIYVDASVVGGCEDEEFAEGSLALWRCFQEGRYEMALSDLTLKELEPAPERVRKRIDEIPTSLVVRVPASTEASELAEEYLRHGVVGPGSRADANHVALATIANADILVSWNFKHIVNVGRIRQFQVVNLISGYRTPDIRTPLEVLDYGKEL; encoded by the coding sequence ATGAAACGCCTGCTGATCTATGTGGACGCCTCCGTGGTCGGTGGTTGTGAGGATGAAGAATTCGCGGAGGGAAGCCTGGCATTGTGGCGATGCTTTCAGGAAGGCCGCTATGAAATGGCGCTGTCCGATCTGACCTTAAAGGAGCTCGAGCCAGCCCCGGAACGGGTGCGAAAGAGGATTGATGAAATACCGACGAGTCTTGTTGTGCGAGTTCCTGCTTCGACCGAGGCCTCAGAACTGGCGGAAGAGTATCTCCGGCACGGTGTAGTCGGACCCGGTTCACGAGCCGATGCAAATCACGTCGCCTTGGCAACCATTGCTAATGCGGATATACTTGTAAGTTGGAATTTCAAACACATTGTGAACGTTGGCCGCATTCGTCAGTTTCAAGTGGTAAATCTGATATCGGGGTACCGTACGCCCGACATAAGGACGCCTTTGGAGGTATTGGACTATGGAAAAGAGCTTTGA